A single Bacillus sp. OxB-1 DNA region contains:
- a CDS encoding 3-ketoacyl-ACP reductase has protein sequence MAQSLHGKVAFITGAARGIGKATAIALAKEGVHVGLLARTESTLKEVAADIETLGVNVAYAAADVSSKEQVEAAIASLTNDLGAADILINNAGIASFASVLDMDPEEWKKIIDVNLMGTYYVTRAVLPQLIEKNGGDIITISSTSGLNGAATSSAYSASKFGVIGFTESLAQEVRRNNIRVSALAPSTVATDLALDLSLIKENDDAKLIQAEDIAEVIVNQLKLNPRIYTKTASFIATNPF, from the coding sequence ATGGCACAATCATTACATGGAAAAGTCGCGTTCATCACAGGCGCAGCACGAGGGATCGGGAAGGCGACTGCGATCGCATTGGCAAAAGAAGGGGTACATGTCGGGTTGCTCGCAAGAACCGAGTCCACGTTGAAAGAAGTGGCCGCGGACATTGAAACGTTAGGCGTCAATGTAGCGTATGCTGCAGCTGACGTATCTTCAAAAGAGCAAGTGGAAGCTGCGATTGCTTCCTTGACAAATGACTTAGGGGCTGCCGATATTTTAATTAACAATGCGGGCATTGCCTCCTTTGCTTCTGTCTTGGACATGGACCCGGAAGAATGGAAGAAGATCATCGATGTGAACTTAATGGGAACTTATTACGTGACCCGTGCCGTCTTGCCTCAGTTAATTGAGAAAAATGGGGGAGACATCATTACGATCTCCTCGACAAGTGGTTTGAATGGGGCCGCGACCTCCAGTGCATATAGCGCATCCAAGTTCGGCGTGATCGGGTTCACCGAATCATTGGCGCAGGAAGTCCGCCGGAATAACATCCGGGTTTCCGCGTTGGCCCCTAGTACGGTTGCCACGGATTTGGCATTGGATTTAAGTTTGATCAAAGAAAATGATGATGCTAAACTCATCCAAGCCGAAGATATTGCCGAAGTGATCGTCAACCAATTAAAGCTGAATCCACGTATTTACACGAAAACAGCAAGCTTCATCGCAACAAATCCGTTCTAA